The following are from one region of the Nostoc cf. commune SO-36 genome:
- a CDS encoding ATP-binding protein — MAHLASRRNPYIIGRPIDDPKLLFGRQDLFCFVEDNLSQDIKVTLLHGQRRIGKSSIIRNIPKSVKLENFVFIPFNLEDYTGENLSTILAELAKEIIKHLEIDPKEIKLPTSEDLDQDKSIFYSQFLTKIFDELDRKKIVFLLDEFEALIYNSSALMLKKFFTYLNSVIQVEDKLFLIIFAGRQAANMPNLLNYFQDASTRETEIGFLNKDSAIQLITYPAQGILEYKPEAIQAIIELSAGHPYFIQVICFAIFVRARELDEWHINVQDIDNIVEKAIENAEAGLAWFWDGLTIPEKVVFCAVAESQKIAIEKSQTLTENPFKLLNKYGIEKTEVLKQAVKELIKYNFLYETGNKIKIELVRRWLLQRHPLRQEIKELEKFKEEENYSTYEVKKQLAPQEKKHNNLATYNTALAPNFHRLNFDLVLAEGCLHNQDYTTVLEIYNRADKADPLGNKEGFLQAIEKYADELKQQHDWKQAKDLFNKILEIEPLKFYAENKKREIEISEEKEKSQIILNSHQKRGYPKGLM; from the coding sequence ATGGCACACTTGGCATCTCGAAGAAACCCTTATATAATTGGTCGTCCAATAGATGACCCAAAACTACTGTTTGGGCGACAAGATTTGTTTTGTTTTGTTGAAGATAATCTGAGCCAAGATATAAAAGTAACTTTATTGCATGGTCAAAGACGTATCGGCAAGTCGTCTATAATTCGTAATATTCCCAAATCTGTTAAATTAGAAAACTTTGTTTTTATTCCATTCAATTTAGAAGATTATACTGGTGAGAATCTCTCTACAATACTAGCAGAACTAGCTAAAGAAATTATCAAACATCTAGAAATAGATCCAAAAGAAATCAAGCTACCTACTAGTGAAGATTTAGACCAAGATAAATCTATTTTTTACAGTCAATTTTTGACTAAGATTTTTGATGAGTTAGACAGAAAAAAAATAGTTTTTTTGTTAGATGAGTTTGAAGCATTAATTTATAATTCTTCTGCATTAATGCTAAAAAAATTTTTTACTTATTTGAATTCGGTAATTCAAGTAGAAGACAAACTATTTTTGATTATATTTGCAGGTAGACAAGCTGCCAATATGCCGAATTTGCTCAATTATTTTCAGGATGCTTCTACCCGTGAAACCGAAATAGGTTTTTTAAATAAGGATAGTGCTATACAGCTAATTACATATCCGGCTCAAGGAATTTTAGAATATAAGCCAGAAGCGATTCAAGCTATTATTGAACTATCAGCAGGACATCCTTATTTTATTCAAGTCATCTGCTTTGCTATTTTTGTCAGAGCTAGAGAATTAGATGAATGGCATATTAATGTGCAAGATATAGATAATATTGTTGAGAAAGCAATTGAGAATGCAGAAGCGGGATTAGCGTGGTTTTGGGATGGGTTGACTATTCCAGAAAAAGTTGTGTTTTGTGCTGTTGCAGAATCTCAGAAGATAGCTATTGAGAAATCTCAAACGCTTACAGAAAACCCATTTAAACTACTTAACAAATATGGAATAGAGAAAACAGAAGTTCTAAAACAAGCAGTTAAAGAGCTTATTAAGTATAATTTTTTGTATGAGACAGGTAACAAAATCAAAATTGAATTAGTGCGTCGTTGGTTACTGCAACGTCATCCATTACGACAAGAAATTAAGGAGTTAGAAAAATTCAAAGAAGAAGAAAATTATTCCACTTACGAAGTTAAAAAGCAGTTAGCTCCACAGGAAAAGAAACATAATAATCTAGCTACTTATAATACTGCTTTAGCTCCTAATTTTCATAGGTTAAATTTTGATCTAGTTTTAGCTGAAGGATGTTTACATAATCAGGATTACACTACAGTCTTAGAAATTTATAATAGAGCTGATAAAGCAGACCCTTTAGGCAATAAAGAAGGGTTTTTACAAGCGATTGAAAAATATGCAGATGAATTGAAGCAACAACATGATTGGAAACAGGCAAAAGATTTATTTAACAAAATATTAGAAATAGAGCCATTGAAGTTTTATGCAGAAAATAAGAAGCGAGAAATTGAGATTTCTGAAGAAAAAGAAAAGTCTCAGATTATCTTGAACTCTCACCAAAAGAGAGGTTATCCAAAAGGACTCATGTAG